From a single Natronorubrum tibetense GA33 genomic region:
- a CDS encoding flavin reductase family protein encodes MTDSPGRDEPELNETDDSTESNDRNAPLEIDPETHSGSLYRVLSSAVVPRPIAWVSTRSVDGVDNLAPYSFFTVASVEPPVLLFAPVDGAEGLKDTPRNARESGEFVVNIVTDGLEERMNETSASLPAGESEFDHAEIDRAASSVVDAPRVADAKIAFECTLRDLLDIGGSTLVLGDVRYVHLEESVTTEGKIDVNDVDAVGRLAGSLYTRTDDRFGLERPP; translated from the coding sequence ATGACAGACTCACCTGGGAGAGACGAGCCCGAACTGAACGAGACCGACGACAGCACCGAATCGAACGACCGCAACGCTCCCCTCGAGATCGACCCTGAGACTCACTCGGGATCGCTCTATCGCGTGCTCTCGAGTGCGGTCGTCCCGCGCCCCATCGCGTGGGTAAGTACCCGCAGCGTCGACGGCGTCGACAATCTCGCGCCGTACAGCTTCTTCACCGTCGCCTCGGTCGAGCCGCCGGTCCTGCTGTTCGCCCCCGTGGACGGCGCGGAGGGACTCAAGGACACGCCGCGAAACGCCCGCGAATCGGGCGAGTTCGTCGTCAATATCGTCACCGACGGCCTCGAAGAAAGGATGAACGAGACCAGTGCGAGTTTGCCAGCGGGCGAAAGCGAGTTCGACCACGCGGAGATCGACCGCGCCGCCTCGAGCGTGGTCGATGCGCCTCGAGTCGCCGACGCGAAGATCGCCTTCGAGTGTACGCTGCGGGATCTGCTCGATATCGGCGGGTCGACGCTCGTGCTAGGCGACGTCCGGTACGTCCACCTGGAAGAATCTGTGACCACTGAGGGGAAGATCGACGTAAACGACGTCGACGCGGTCGGTCGGTTGGCGGGGAGTCTGTACACGCGGACGGACGATCGGTTCGGGCTCGAGCGACCGCCGTAG
- a CDS encoding winged helix-turn-helix transcriptional regulator, with the protein MSSQQPHSQEEQSPSRDDQPNACPVIESLEQIGSQWRLAVLHELLSGEQRFNELKRSTDANARTLSRVLDDLGEMGFVERRIEEDAPIATYYSLTAKGRSLEPVFDEIECWAGSWLEDCEV; encoded by the coding sequence ATGTCTTCCCAACAGCCGCACTCGCAGGAGGAACAGTCCCCGTCCCGCGACGACCAGCCCAACGCCTGCCCCGTCATCGAGTCGCTCGAGCAGATCGGCTCCCAGTGGCGACTGGCCGTCCTCCACGAACTCCTCTCCGGCGAACAGCGGTTCAACGAACTCAAGCGCTCGACCGACGCGAACGCGCGCACCCTCTCGCGCGTGCTCGACGACCTCGGCGAGATGGGCTTTGTCGAACGCCGGATCGAGGAGGACGCTCCCATCGCAACGTACTACAGTCTGACGGCGAAGGGACGGTCCCTCGAGCCCGTCTTCGACGAAATTGAGTGCTGGGCCGGGAGCTGGCTCGAGGACTGCGAGGTCTGA